In Plasmodium falciparum 3D7 genome assembly, chromosome: 1, the genomic stretch AGTtgacaaaaataatataaaggaaCAAAATAAAGGCATGGATGATAGCAACagtaatgatgataataaaaataataataataatgatgattatgatgataatgatgatgatgataataatattcatacacaaaatgaaatgaaaaatgataCACTAATAGATAAAAATGTCCAAAGCATGGGCAcgatagaaaataataaattccAAACTAAAGATTTAACAACCCAGTTTGAAGAAATGCTTAAACAACATATAGTGACTATGAATCTTTTAGATAAGAAAattgatattataaaaaaggatccaccagaagaaataaataatcataaagatgttgatgataataataataattctgatgataatgaagatgctgttattataataggaatgaagataattttaaatgataaatatcTATTCCTTTTTGTTGATGCCTTAAACAGTATAGAATATAATGTAAAGAAATGGATGGTTTTACatgaagaaatattaatatctCATATTAAAGAGAATTTAActatttctaatttttttaaatattataatataaatttatatactttttttgttaattttttaaataatgtagaaaattatatagaagaattccctttttatttttcaatattatttgaaGATATGTTTCCTTTTTCactttcataaaaaaaaaaaaaaaaaaatacatatacatttgtGCATTtcttatcatataaaatttttattaaattttttattttttaatatttaatttaagccacatatatatatatatatgtgagcacataatattcttataaaaaacCTGAAAACTGAATTAactcattttattttttaaagatttTTTTGGTCTAGGCACTTAAAtgcatacataaaaaaaaacaaataaataaataatgtaataataaaattaatataaatatgtagaatataatactattatttatataatattgtagaacaatcttataaaaatataaatcggtctgtcttattttatatattatttggtatatgttatatatatatatatatatatatatatatatataaacaggGATAGACTTATTTCTAtaaatatggatatataaataatatatatatatatatatatatattttatttattttttttttttatatatataaatatttgatcTAATGCTTAAACAAATTTATCTGTCAacctaatatattatttattaaggtcaccaaaaaaataaaatttaacatgaaatatattttacttttttatactttggttattttcttttacaaCACACAATATGATTATGtcgaaaagaaaaaatatatgactTGTTTCCCTTCGGTATCTGAAAATGATGAAGTagacattttttataatagtCCTTCCAGAATTGAAGGGGGAAAAAGAAATCATAGAATATTAGATGGACTTTTAAGAAAAGgtaggaaaagaaaaagaagaagaaataaaagaaccAGAAGAAATCGAACACAAGctaggaaaaataaaaataaaaggaaaaagaaaaaaaaaaatgaaaaactaGCGAAACGGAGAAGAAGAAGAGAAAggaacagaaaaaaaaaacaactaaaaaaagaaaaacgaagaagaaaaaaaaacgaaaagaaacaaaaaaaagaaatgaaaaggaaagaaaaggaagaaagaaaaagaagaaaagaagaagaaaaattaaatttgaAATCGCAAGAAAATAACAATTCACttaatcaaaataaatttaatgataataataataataataatgatgatgataataatgaagatgataataatgaagatgaaCATGAAGAAGATATGAATGGAgtaaataatcaaaatggTAATTATGACAatacacaaaataatataaatattaaaaatggaaaagtaccaataaataataataatatggaatcatctaatcaaaataataatccaaataataatacaacaaatattcaaacatataaaaaaaataatgctTATTCACATTCATATGAAGATCATAAAAACTACCCACTCaacacatataataatgatatacatACAAAGGTTATTGACCTGGACAAATTAGAACATACTTCCAAAACAGAAATTATAGAAAAGCTTAAGCGGGCTATAGAAATGTTacaatgaaaagaaaaaaaaaaaaaaaaaaaattaaaatataaacaaatatgaaatgaaatgcataaataaataaatagatacatatatatatatgtacatatgtattttttattttttattttttattttttttttttttatttgttgtaCGAggttttaaaatttttattctttcataataatatatatatatacatataatataatatggatcaaattttttttttacatttttttaatattattaacctCTGAAAgtttttgaaatataaatattacgtTCTCGtaattccatttttttttttttttttttacaaacatattaaaaaaatatatgtattatatatatatatatataatataaatgttgcATATATTAcaactatatataataatataaataaaaagaaaagttatatatatatatttttatatatatacaatattatttCGTATaggatattattatatatacatatatataattataatatatatatatatattatatatttgtgtatatatttatttaatagtaatacaataaatataaattaatccatttctataattttcttatttacaacaaaataatatttttttttataaaaaattaaaagaaaaatataataatacccacataaacatatatataatattatatatattatatatatatatatttatatgttgtaAAACGacgtaaataaaatattaaatgtaataattgtataatataaataaatcaaatatatatattttttatattatatatatatatatatatatatatcaattttttacttttatataaaaaatatattataatttctataacatatatataaatatactgTGACGTAAACCACAATATGATTATACGTTATCAATCTtttagtatatttttttctgaatttattaaatattaatatatatatatatatatatatatatattaatttttttttttttttttggaacataatataaaagattcCATATTGAATGATTTGATAAaagttaaatattttatttataaaagataaataaataattaaatatatatatatatatatatatatatatttatttatttatatatatatacttatattttatttttttgtatgatGCGAGGCAATTATAATGGATGATAAAAAGAAACATCacaagaaaaagaaagtaGGTAAGAagagcaaaaaaaaaaagattaacAAGAATggaaacaataaaaaatatcataaaGCTTTTGCATTTAGTGGAGGTATAAAAAGTGCTCATAGAAGAAAACAACATTTATTTGaattagaagaaaaaaagttAAGAGTACAAAAAGTTTATAAAGAAGGTAATAAGAGTAGCCCTTTAATTGTAGTAATTCAAGGTGCTAAAGGTGTTGGTAAAAGTACTTTATTAAAaagtttaataaaatattatgtaggaataacaataaataatattaaaggacctatatctatttttacaaaaaatttaaaaagataTACATTTATCGAAGTTAACGAtgatatattacatatgatAGATGTTGCAAAAATTGCtgatatatgtatacttGTTATCGATGGAAGTTATGGTATAGAATTAGAAACTCTggaatttttaaatattttatacacgCATGGACTTCCTAAAGTTTTAGGTGTTGTTACTCATTTAGATAAATTTAAAGATAGTAAAAGCAtacgaaaaagaaaaaaaaaactaaataAAAGGTACTCAGAAGAATTAGTCGAAGGATCCAAACTATTTTTTCTAAGCggtatacaaaataatagatataataaaacagaaataagaaatttatgtaaatttttatcGGTAATCAAAAAACCCATCATTTCGTGGAGAGAACAACATGGATATATATTAGGGTTGAAATTAGATGTAGACGatcttttaattaataatcaAATTACAtctcaaaaaaataatcttCAAAGTGAACATGTTCACAATGAAAATTATGTGAATCACGCATcttatgataatgataatgataatgatgaagaaaatgaaaaaaaactCACCAACTTTTTAACAAATTgtgatgaaaaaattaaaatatctaTTGAAGGATATGTTTATGGAagtaaaatttataaaaatcaaaaagtACACATTCCTAATATTGGGGATGTTGAAATTGATAACATACAAATCTTACAGGAACCTTTTAAATtagatgaacaaaaaaagaacCCAAATATTTATGCTCCTATGTCAGATGTGGGGAATCTAACATTTGATTTTGATAACATGTATATTCATATACCAAAGAATAAAGTCAATTTTACCAGAGAAGAATTTTTGTTGGCTGACCAAAGAGAGGAAACAATTCCAGGGGATCACAGCGGCGAAAAGAATGGTAATACATTGAAGGATGATGAAGGAGGTGGTGATGGAGATGATGACGATGATGATGTAGGTGATGATAACGTTGATGATGGAGATGATGACGATGATGATGTAGGTGATGATAACgttgatgatgatgatggtaACGATGATGATGACGATGATAACGATGACGATGATAACGATGACGATGATAACGATGACGATGATAACGATGACGATGATGATGACGATAATGAGAATTCTGATAAATCCTCCCATCATAATAAACAAagtaatgataatgaaaaatacaTCACAGATagcataaaaatgataagagAATTACAAAAATCGAATGGTGTTTTTTCAAAACAACAAAAAGATAATTTGATTCTTTTTAATGAAACGAATGACAATAATGGCGCATCCAATATAAGGAGGAAAGCCCCATCGAATGTTTACATCAGTGAAAaacagaaaaagaaaaaacagcAAGATAGTTATGTTAATGAAAAGGcagaagaatataataaattggaATCAATTCtttatgagaaaaaaaacaatgacGAAGAATATTATTGTGCAAATAATGTAACCATTTCTTCTGATGATGATAAAGAGGAAAATGATGCTTCCTTTAGAGAGTTTTACAGAAAGTATGGATTAAACGCTGATATGTCTGATGACGGTGggaataatgatataaatatatataatggtcAAGAAAGCGAGGAGAAATTAAAAGATACATATGATAAGCTTATTGATGGGGGGCACGACGAAGATGactatgatgatgatgaaaatgttgGTGATGAAAATGACGATGATGaggaaaatgatgatgatgaaaatgacgATGATGaggaaaatgatgatgatgaaaatgacgATGATGaggaaaatgatgatgatgatgatgaaaatgatgatgatgatgaaaatgatgatgatgatgaaaatgatgatgatgatgaaaatgttggcgatgatgatgaaaatgatgatgatgatgaaaatgttggtgatgaaaatattgatgatgatgatgatgatgattataataattataataataaagaattaaaacataaaaatactTTGGATCCTAACAAATCCACGGTGAATCGAATGGAAGCACACGACATAGCAGACATTTTATCCTTTGATAACAAAATTAGCCTGGACACCTTTATATACGATTTTAGTTACATTAATCGAAAAAACAATTTACTATATTTTAGAGGGGATGttataaatgtaataaagCGAGAAGAAAGAAAATTAGATGAGTCATGCCATTTGCAAGAATATGAAGAacacttttattttataaaaaatatgttaagCACAGATATTGTTGAAGATAAGAAAAGAGGATGTTATAGTTTTATGAACGaggataattattattatgataagtTAGATACTTTTAGGAGTGATGAGGAagacatttttatttttaacaatttgtctatatcattatatgatatagTAGATAGCAATATAGTGGATAATTTCTTTTCGCGTTATGATAAGGTGTATAGGATGTTTTTTAAGAATCGGAAGAGAGGAAATATGGGAATAAATAGCGAAggagatgataataataataataatagtgatgatgataacaatattaatagtgatgataataatagtaacagtgatgataataatagtaacagtgatgataataatagtaacagtgatgataataatagtaacagtgatgataacaatattaatagtgatgataacaatattaatagtggtgatgataataactTGAAAGATAAGGATAAAGGCAACATAGGTaacgaaataaatataaaagaaaacttAAAAAAGTTAAAAGAAGAGAAATTgattgaaaaagaaaaatttcgAGAAACTGAAAAAATCGGTGTTTTAAATAGTGGTTATGGTTCATCAGTAAATATAGGAGAATATGTACGTATTGaattaaatatagaaaaaaaaaagttagcaatattaaaaaataatttaataatatgtgGTGGTATACAAACATATGAAGAAAAGGATTCATTAATACACTGTAGAATAAAAAAGCATAGATGGTTTCCAAAATTATTAAGATCAAATGAcccattaatattttcagtAGGCTGGAGAAGATATCAAAGTATTCCTATATATTCAATAAGCGAAAGAAATAATGTAAGATTaagatatttaaaatatactaCTGAACATATGCATTGTAATTGTACTTTTTATGGACCCTTGGCTAGTGTGAATAGTGGTATTTTagctttatataattataagaaGGTTCCTTTTTATCGTATATGTATTAATGGTTTAATAAtagaaacaaataataatttaaatattatgaagaaattaaaattaataggggaaccatataaaatatttaaaaatacagcttttgttaaaaatatgtttaattcAGATTTAGAAGTATGTAAATTTCTTAATTGTCCTGTTGTAACTCCTAGTGGTATTAAAggattaattaaaaataaaataaataataatggtgaTTTCAGATGTACTTTTGCCGATAAAATTCGAATGAGTGATATTGTTATactaaaattatatgtaaatgtcaaaataaagaaattttattatttcgatattgaaaataaaatcaaatcCATAAATGAACTcagatatttatataatatttatgttaatcataataataattatagatCTATCCCATTCAGACATTTCTATCATACCAAAATTCAAATCAAATCAAAACTATTAAAAGATTTACCTTTCAAATCCAAACCaaaattattcaaaaaattacaaaatcaTGCCAATTTAAACAACAAACAActaacaaataatattaataacaaaaaaacaaaaacagaTCAAATCAATTTTAATGCTCTACCAAATCCAAAACTTGCTGCAAAATGGTATCAAATGTTACacacaattaaaaaaaatatactagaccaaaaaaaagcaaaatcACAATTATCTTATCACAAAAAGTTaaaggaaaaattaaaaatacaacAAGCAAAGACTCAAGTAGTAAaacaaaggaaaaaaatttcaTACAAAAAgggaagaaaataatgaatccaaaaggaaaattattatatcataccagttatatatatatacatacatatatatatatatatatatatagaatacaTTCTAATcacatttgtttttttttataattcgtCGTCTATTGTTTatcatatgaaaaattatttcttaaacatatattgtgaaattttttttttttttgttaaatttgtatctacatattaaatatatatatatatatatatatatatatatatatatatatatatatatgtttacatGGAATACGTcagttaatattatttaaaaattatatacatatatatatattttttttttttaatacaaacTTGTTCATTTtcttataacatataaaatgaaataaaaaattaaaatacatCTAGCATTAATTCCAAAACGGAAAGTTTACAACTAtaactacatatatatatatatatatatattttttttatgtgtgtaaaaaatattcaccTTAACACAAAATAAGTTCAATTATCTTTTAAtagtttaaatatatatatatatatatatatatacatatgtgtgaaaaaataattatataaaaagaaccatcctttatatacatacatatatgtatatttttttttttttaccataaaagtttttattatgaatatattttattatatatatatataattttttgaattcttctttattttaaaatgcattttttattttggttaatattttttattttattttggtttatcctttatatttaattttatttttttgtaataatacattatGGTAACATGtatattcttcttttaatataaaaataaaatgaaataaaccaaaaaaaaagttcatcctttaaaaaatatattataatatattataatatatattatatttttttttttatttccttttattttttataatataatatacacatatacatatatatatatcatattcattttatttggtaaaaaaaattaatcaaaatacatttttatcatataatcAATCTGTTGTcctttaaaagaaaaaaatatacaatattaaCACATATTTtgcaaaaaaataaaaattgagagtgtgtaataaaaattaatataattatatgtatataaagtttcaaattatatgataattaattccttttttttttccttctttttttttttttttttttttcttttttttttgttttagtTTCCAAGATAAGATCTcataaagtatatatatacatttacataaatataataacaatataatataattttagtatataaaaatatactaataatacataaatattaatattgtcatatataaattttttttctttttttttcatccttttacatatattccttaattttattatattatataaataaaaaatatatatatatatatatatatatatatatatatatatatatattcataatttttccatgtttatattttttaattaattttttacataatatttatacgaACACAAATAAAATGGCTTATTATTTatcaaatttaaataataatgaaaaatatgaaaccAACCAAAGTTATAATTCTACAAAAGTTTTTAATTCTAAACTAGTTTTATTAGGTTATTAgaatgaataattataaatcgtttatttttatcacccatatataaatgcaagtttttttttattttattaatatattatatatatataaatatatatatataaatatatataattatatattttgtgatCATATcgaataataattctttatatatatatatatatatattcaaaatattatttattttattacatatatatttatttataggaGATACATCTGTTGGGAAATCTTGTATCGTTGTAAGATTTGCtaaaaatgaattttatGAATATCAAGAATCAACTATTGgtggtaaaaaaaaaaaaaaattttatttatgtccataatatatatttatattttgtatgcATATGaagataaataattttattcgttattcttttttaaattatgtatataagaaatatattaaatataagtatGAAGATGTGCCCATTATTaaattgttcatatatatataatatatatatacatatatttttttttttttatttcgaaGCTGCTTTTATGACCCAGTTAATTGATATTGGTGAATGCACGATTAAATTTGAAATATGGGACACAGCAGGgtactataaaaaaaaaaaaatatatatataataataaataaataaataaatgtatataaaaataataagttgGTTGTTAAtccatattttcattttctacaaaattattataacacAATTTTAATTGTCTTCAATATTTTTACTATAGACAAGAACGTTATAGAAGTTTAGCTCCGATGTATTACAggtacataatatattttttatgtatttatatattattgttaacgacgtaaataaataaataaatatatatatatatatatatatatatatattatattttttaacattcgtgttaataaaatatcattaattttttaatatttcaacCATTTTAGAGGTGCATCGGCAGCCGTTATAGTTTatgatataacaaataaaaaatcctTTGAAGGAGCTAAAGGATGGATTCATGAATTAAAATCAGTACACTCAAATGATATAATTATaggttaataaaaaaaaaaaaaaaaaaaaaaaaattatcgatatattatatatatttttgtatgtcAAACTGAAATTGCTTATATGtaatgaattattttatttttttatttgtatctaattattattacagcTCTAGCAGGTAATAAAAATGACTTGGAAGAACATAGAGCTGTAGACCGAGaagtaatacaaaaaaataaaatattaaacaaataaataaatatatatatatatatatatatatatatatataataccttcatatatataccaaTATTCCTGAATAtctcatatataaattttacacATTTTGAAATATAGAATGCatgaattatatacaaatatatgaacaGTTCATGCAAaatagttttatttttattttcatttttattttattttattttattttttttttttttattttactaaTTTTTTTAGCTAGCCGAATCTTTTgcaaatagtaataatattttgttcattgAAACATCAGCAAAAACTGGACAAAATGTTAACGAATTGTTCTTAAGAATAGgttaaaatgaaaagaattatataattttttttcctttctttaatgatttttttaatatattaatttttttttttttttttttacatatatatatagctaAAAAATTACCTCTTCATAAGAAAGAACAAGAAAAATGCCCAGCTATTCAGGTtcatatgaaataaataaaaaatagatatgcacatatatatatatatatatatatataaatatttgtatatatatatatatatatttttacatataccTTTTAAACTTATTCAGATAAATAATACCGAagaaaccaaaaaaaaatgttgttGATGGAAGGATAATAAAAACCTTTACCTTTctgtttatattttgataaagatatacacatattatgTTTTAGTTTACAACGATTGttatcattttaattttttctgtctaacttaaaaagaaaaagaaaaagaaagaaagatcAAAGGAAATATacaagtattatatatatatatatatatgtgtgaatatatacatatgtttttatatcttatttaaaaatgttcAAATGATTTATGTgtacataaaattattttttaattataaatattattgtatatttataattatatataatttttattttattattatttatatcacactgaataaaatattttaaaagtcatattcttttcaattattaaatatcCATATTTCACACATttcgatatatatatatatatatatatatatatatatatatataatatatatgtatttataaatatttaatatgtatagttgtttatatataaattcatttttttatgctttcatatattctttagaaatatatatttttgttgttaagctatataaataaataaatatatatatatatatatattatatatatgttttgtattagattattatatttttattttctcttttttttttttctttttttttttttttttttgttgtttgtgtaatatattatttattactattattattttttttttttttttttgcaaagTTTTATGctttttctattatataCCCATTAATGTGTTATATAAggttcatattatatatataatataattattaaattattttataattatgatattttacaatttctaatatctttaaataaagaaaattatttacacttggaaatatatatatactaggacgacataaaaaaataatatatatatatatattaaaatatatataattttttctttattttttttttttttttttgtgtcaTATTTTTCTGATACTTAATTAtcattcttttaaaataaaaaaagaatatataataaatataaaaaaaaaatttaatataattaaatataaatgcatAATAATATGGGAAATAACtccaaaataaattaatatatatgtatatgttataccatttatatttaaaaggaaaacagaatattaaatatataacaacacaatatatatatatatatatatatatatatttatttatttatttatttttatgttaaatATGTTTGTGAAAAggtataaatgaaaatgtttacctgaaaaaaaagaaaaagaaaaaaatgaaccttatttttttttttccttgcATATAAGATTTGTTTAAGTATACATGATATTTTTTCATGTATTTAATGATGATTTTCagtttttatcatatatgttaaattaatatgcttatttttatttatttatttttttttttttttataagaatggcataaatatatgcacacacaaaaaaaaaaaaaaaaaaataataatttagaaaGGATGCATTTTGTTCATACGTTTATTCGTTGTGTTctacttatttattttatcaaatgGAATGG encodes the following:
- a CDS encoding small ribosomal subunit assembling AARP2 protein, translating into MDDKKKHHKKKKVGKKSKKKKINKNGNNKKYHKAFAFSGGIKSAHRRKQHLFELEEKKLRVQKVYKEGNKSSPLIVVIQGAKGVGKSTLLKSLIKYYVGITINNIKGPISIFTKNLKRYTFIEVNDDILHMIDVAKIADICILVIDGSYGIELETLEFLNILYTHGLPKVLGVVTHLDKFKDSKSIRKRKKKLNKRYSEELVEGSKLFFLSGIQNNRYNKTEIRNLCKFLSVIKKPIISWREQHGYILGLKLDVDDLLINNQITSQKNNLQSEHVHNENYVNHASYDNDNDNDEENEKKLTNFLTNCDEKIKISIEGYVYGSKIYKNQKVHIPNIGDVEIDNIQILQEPFKLDEQKKNPNIYAPMSDVGNLTFDFDNMYIHIPKNKVNFTREEFLLADQREETIPGDHSGEKNGNTLKDDEGGGDGDDDDDDVGDDNVDDGDDDDDDVGDDNVDDDDGNDDDDDDNDDDDNDDDDNDDDDNDDDDDDDNENSDKSSHHNKQSNDNEKYITDSIKMIRELQKSNGVFSKQQKDNLILFNETNDNNGASNIRRKAPSNVYISEKQKKKKQQDSYVNEKAEEYNKLESILYEKKNNDEEYYCANNVTISSDDDKEENDASFREFYRKYGLNADMSDDGGNNDINIYNGQESEEKLKDTYDKLIDGGHDEDDYDDDENVGDENDDDEENDDDENDDDEENDDDENDDDEENDDDDDENDDDDENDDDDENDDDDENVGDDDENDDDDENVGDENIDDDDDDDYNNYNNKELKHKNTLDPNKSTVNRMEAHDIADILSFDNKISLDTFIYDFSYINRKNNLLYFRGDVINVIKREERKLDESCHLQEYEEHFYFIKNMLSTDIVEDKKRGCYSFMNEDNYYYDKLDTFRSDEEDIFIFNNLSISLYDIVDSNIVDNFFSRYDKVYRMFFKNRKRGNMGINSEGDDNNNNNSDDDNNINSDDNNSNSDDNNSNSDDNNSNSDDNNSNSDDNNINSDDNNINSGDDNNLKDKDKGNIGNEINIKENLKKLKEEKLIEKEKFRETEKIGVLNSGYGSSVNIGEYVRIELNIEKKKLAILKNNLIICGGIQTYEEKDSLIHCRIKKHRWFPKLLRSNDPLIFSVGWRRYQSIPIYSISERNNVRLRYLKYTTEHMHCNCTFYGPLASVNSGILALYNYKKVPFYRICINGLIIETNNNLNIMKKLKLIGEPYKIFKNTAFVKNMFNSDLEVCKFLNCPVVTPSGIKGLIKNKINNNGDFRCTFADKIRMSDIVILKLYVNVKIKKFYYFDIENKIKSINELRYLYNIYVNHNNNYRSIPFRHFYHTKIQIKSKLLKDLPFKSKPKLFKKLQNHANLNNKQLTNNINNKKTKTDQINFNALPNPKLAAKWYQMLHTIKKNILDQKKAKSQLSYHKKLKEKLKIQQAKTQVVKQRKKISYKKGRK
- a CDS encoding ras-related protein Rab-5C, yielding MAYYLSNLNNNEKYETNQSYNSTKVFNSKLVLLGDTSVGKSCIVVRFAKNEFYEYQESTIGAAFMTQLIDIGECTIKFEIWDTAGQERYRSLAPMYYRGASAAVIVYDITNKKSFEGAKGWIHELKSVHSNDIIIALAGNKNDLEEHRAVDRELAESFANSNNILFIETSAKTGQNVNELFLRIAKKLPLHKKEQEKCPAIQINNTEETKKKCC